From a single Pseudobutyrivibrio xylanivorans genomic region:
- a CDS encoding EAL domain-containing protein — protein MERYKYDEKELKLIESSSIPLAVYQFIDKRVATIALSEGFVKLIGLDSMEEAYYLMDNDMYRDVHPDDVAELADAAVRFAVDGGEYNQVYRSKLGDKYIILHSIGKHIYKENGVRLAVVNYVNEGVYNADNRDIAMGFNLIHNKHFQSKKAATGLSYDYLTGLPTMDYFFELAETQRNNYINEGKSLVMVFFDLSGMQAFNQRYGYEAGDVLIKESAKLLVKFFSNYNCCRTTADHFVVYTDKEGIDNKLKCLVNDFKLINNGKNLPVKIGVYDTRFGDVGSATATDRAKIACDSCGQIYDSKIVYFDEKMLKKFEDRRYIFENFDKAIEDGWIKVCYQPIIRTSNGKICNEEALVRWKDPKKGEMGPNDFIPILEDAKITYKLDLYVAEQVIIKLKHQTEAGLNVVPNSINLSKTDFYSCDIVEEIRKRVDEAGIDRSRIVIELTESVVIDDVDYMIIQIKRFRELGFSVWLDDFGRGYSSPDLLQRIHFDVIKLDKAFVDKIHESEDSNVIVSEIVRLASGLGSDTVAEGVENEYPIDFLNEIGCTKLQGYYYGKAVPFNDILDRYKNGTHIGFENPKEAEYHATVGKVNMYDMSFSADDDSIISGDYFDTMPMFIVEVKGNEIRHMKGNKSYKTFMEKYYPTFSASENYLDDRGDSNFFNALIQCKNDGKPVIVDIRGKNNDVIHLFIRKVATNEENDAVALSVVILGYIDNDAELRHKEELERIKRERMTYNRVTALTGDFICIYAIDPENDHFVRYTLDEDYIYLGLDSEGVNFFEMLKEKVLENIYIEDIDHFLALSSKEKVCKTIETNGVYSLNIRYIYQGSIKYACIKATYILEEQKQILILGIVDIDAQVRKDQDYYKNLAEMSKIANLDSLTGVKNKHAYIDVEAKLNRSIEEKEDVEFAIIVFDINGLKEINDTLGHQAGDEYIKSGCSIICNLFKYSPIYRIGGDEFVVIAQGRDYQNADHIMAEFEKTNLDNQKNDKVVIACGAAKYNGERNVAVVFDKADKRMYENKRQLKSITIPVR, from the coding sequence ATGGAAAGATATAAATATGATGAAAAAGAACTGAAATTAATTGAAAGCAGCAGTATACCACTTGCTGTTTATCAGTTTATAGATAAGCGTGTTGCTACAATAGCACTGTCTGAGGGATTTGTGAAGCTAATCGGCCTTGATTCGATGGAAGAGGCTTATTATCTCATGGATAATGATATGTATAGAGATGTTCATCCTGATGATGTTGCCGAATTGGCAGATGCTGCTGTACGTTTTGCAGTAGATGGCGGAGAGTACAATCAGGTATATCGTTCCAAACTTGGTGATAAATATATCATTCTTCACTCTATAGGAAAGCATATATACAAGGAAAATGGTGTAAGACTTGCAGTTGTAAACTACGTAAATGAAGGTGTTTACAATGCAGATAACAGAGACATCGCTATGGGATTTAATCTAATCCATAACAAGCATTTTCAGAGCAAAAAGGCTGCGACAGGCTTGAGTTATGATTACTTGACTGGACTGCCAACTATGGATTATTTTTTTGAATTGGCTGAAACTCAAAGAAATAATTATATCAATGAAGGAAAGAGCCTTGTAATGGTGTTTTTTGATTTAAGCGGTATGCAGGCATTTAATCAAAGATATGGATATGAAGCTGGGGATGTATTGATAAAAGAGAGTGCAAAACTACTGGTTAAGTTTTTTAGTAACTATAATTGCTGTAGAACAACAGCGGATCATTTTGTTGTATATACAGATAAGGAAGGTATTGATAATAAGCTTAAATGTTTGGTTAATGATTTTAAACTTATTAATAATGGTAAGAATTTGCCTGTTAAAATAGGCGTTTATGACACCAGATTTGGAGATGTAGGTTCTGCCACAGCTACGGATAGAGCTAAGATTGCCTGTGATAGCTGTGGGCAGATTTACGATTCGAAAATTGTGTATTTTGATGAAAAGATGTTGAAAAAGTTTGAAGACAGACGATACATCTTTGAAAATTTTGATAAGGCTATAGAAGATGGTTGGATAAAGGTTTGTTATCAGCCTATTATCCGCACATCTAATGGCAAGATTTGTAATGAAGAAGCTCTTGTCAGATGGAAGGATCCTAAGAAGGGAGAAATGGGTCCTAATGATTTTATACCTATTCTTGAGGATGCAAAGATAACGTATAAGCTTGACTTATATGTTGCGGAGCAGGTAATTATAAAGCTTAAGCACCAGACCGAGGCGGGTTTGAATGTTGTGCCTAATTCCATCAATTTATCAAAAACGGATTTTTATTCCTGCGACATTGTAGAAGAGATAAGAAAACGTGTGGACGAGGCAGGGATAGATAGAAGTAGAATAGTAATCGAGTTGACTGAAAGTGTAGTTATAGATGATGTAGATTACATGATTATACAGATAAAACGCTTCAGAGAATTGGGCTTTAGCGTTTGGTTGGATGATTTTGGTCGTGGATATTCCTCTCCTGATTTATTGCAGAGGATTCATTTTGATGTAATAAAGCTTGATAAGGCTTTCGTAGATAAAATTCATGAGAGTGAAGACAGTAATGTTATTGTCTCTGAAATTGTCCGTCTAGCCAGTGGTTTAGGAAGCGATACAGTAGCTGAAGGTGTTGAAAATGAGTATCCAATCGACTTCCTCAATGAGATAGGGTGCACAAAACTTCAGGGCTATTATTATGGTAAGGCAGTTCCATTTAATGATATTCTCGATAGATATAAAAACGGAACTCATATAGGTTTTGAGAATCCTAAAGAGGCTGAGTACCACGCAACTGTTGGTAAGGTAAATATGTATGATATGTCTTTCTCAGCTGATGACGATAGCATTATATCTGGCGATTACTTTGACACAATGCCTATGTTTATCGTAGAGGTAAAAGGGAATGAGATAAGACATATGAAAGGTAATAAATCCTATAAAACATTTATGGAGAAATACTATCCAACGTTTTCTGCAAGTGAGAATTATTTGGATGATAGAGGAGACTCAAATTTCTTCAATGCATTGATACAGTGCAAAAATGATGGAAAACCTGTTATCGTTGATATTAGAGGTAAGAACAACGATGTAATTCACTTGTTTATTCGCAAAGTTGCTACAAACGAAGAAAACGATGCCGTAGCGTTGTCTGTTGTAATACTAGGGTATATTGATAATGATGCTGAACTGCGACATAAAGAAGAACTTGAACGAATAAAAAGAGAGCGTATGACTTATAACAGAGTTACTGCACTTACAGGTGATTTTATCTGTATCTATGCAATTGATCCTGAGAATGATCATTTTGTTAGATATACCTTAGATGAAGATTATATATACCTGGGATTGGATAGCGAAGGGGTCAATTTCTTTGAAATGTTAAAAGAGAAAGTTCTGGAAAATATTTATATAGAAGATATAGATCATTTCCTAGCCTTATCCTCAAAAGAAAAAGTTTGCAAGACGATTGAAACTAATGGTGTTTATTCATTAAACATAAGGTATATATATCAGGGCTCAATCAAATATGCATGTATTAAGGCTACCTACATTCTTGAAGAACAGAAACAAATTCTAATACTAGGTATTGTCGATATAGATGCTCAGGTTAGAAAAGACCAGGATTATTATAAGAATCTCGCAGAAATGAGTAAGATAGCGAATTTAGATTCCCTTACTGGAGTTAAGAATAAGCATGCATACATTGATGTGGAGGCAAAACTTAACAGATCCATTGAAGAAAAAGAGGACGTAGAGTTTGCAATTATAGTTTTTGATATAAATGGTCTTAAAGAAATTAATGATACATTGGGTCATCAGGCAGGAGACGAGTATATTAAATCTGGCTGTTCTATAATTTGCAACTTATTCAAGTACAGCCCAATATATAGAATTGGCGGAGATGAGTTTGTGGTTATTGCTCAAGGTAGGGATTATCAGAATGCGGACCATATCATGGCAGAATTTGAAAAGACTAATTTAGATAATCAGAAAAATGATAAAGTTGTAATTGCTTGCGGAGCAGCGAAATATAATGGTGAGCGAAATGTAGCAGTAGTATTTGATAAGGCTGATAAAAGAATGTATGAGAATAAACGACAATTGAAATCTATTACAATTCCTGTGAGGTAG
- a CDS encoding methyl-accepting chemotaxis protein has product MGKKPKDQASDSISFMDSIKTKLILLMGLLVAVPLIIAILVSYRNSTNKDKEDALKILSSNARLIETEFSETVGENLMCLQTFATAPSTVEYLETYGTEEQVIPDSAISAAMDTMNTIINDGNDSVILSRITGDQIYRTDHAELANISDREYFQEATTTGKPAISDVVVSKSKGTRITIICVPIYDKTGSKVIGTIQRSFDLNNLHEFLAANIDDGFICDTKGMMVAHAQFEISAEEEYDMSAFEFMTSSESSGVITSEFDSGLTYMSWVREPTSGYIVAASEANSIIMASAQKSALTIILVGVVLLIIAIIISLVVATSFTKPIVAVNASISQLADGRFKKIDGFAGRKDEFGEIVRSTNSVIDRLGSIVAAIKHSAATVTTSSEDLADMANQIAATTDTVANAVQEIATGAVQQAEEIQEAAENVGKITDAVAGVQTSTDNMESLAGKMKEASETSSKSLLNLQDSSSDMTAKIEEIARTISATKDAVTSINESVEGISGIASQTNLLSLNASIEAARAGEAGKGFAVVAEEIRKLADDSDSMAQDIRTQMDVLLKQSEAAVAAANLVKQGNLEQQDAIGGTLESVNGMLADINGTVNGVRDIAGGASTCVTSNEVVSDAMSSLSAISEENAASSETTGASVQELSATVSSLANSADDLKDIAVKLNEEISFFKDDETE; this is encoded by the coding sequence ATGGGAAAAAAGCCAAAAGACCAAGCATCAGATTCAATTAGTTTTATGGACAGTATCAAGACTAAGCTTATTTTGTTGATGGGCTTGTTAGTTGCTGTACCTTTGATTATCGCTATTCTTGTTAGCTACCGAAATTCAACTAACAAGGATAAAGAGGACGCTCTGAAGATTTTGTCATCTAATGCAAGATTGATTGAAACAGAGTTTTCTGAGACAGTAGGTGAAAACCTTATGTGTCTGCAGACCTTTGCTACTGCGCCTAGTACTGTAGAGTATCTTGAAACATATGGTACAGAGGAGCAGGTTATTCCAGATTCTGCTATTTCTGCAGCCATGGATACAATGAATACCATTATTAATGATGGGAATGATAGTGTTATTTTGTCAAGGATAACAGGCGATCAGATATACAGAACTGATCATGCCGAGCTTGCAAATATTTCTGACCGTGAATATTTCCAAGAGGCAACAACTACAGGAAAACCAGCAATTTCTGATGTAGTAGTTAGTAAGTCGAAGGGAACTCGTATTACAATTATCTGCGTACCTATTTACGATAAAACTGGTTCAAAGGTCATTGGCACAATTCAGCGAAGCTTTGATTTGAATAATCTCCATGAATTCTTAGCAGCCAATATTGATGATGGTTTTATCTGTGATACAAAGGGTATGATGGTTGCTCATGCTCAGTTCGAGATTAGTGCAGAAGAAGAGTACGATATGAGTGCTTTTGAGTTCATGACATCCTCTGAGTCATCAGGCGTAATCACTTCTGAATTTGACAGTGGCCTTACATATATGTCATGGGTTCGTGAACCGACCAGTGGATACATTGTAGCCGCTTCAGAGGCAAATTCAATTATCATGGCATCTGCACAGAAGTCAGCATTAACAATCATCCTTGTTGGTGTTGTACTTTTGATAATTGCTATTATTATTTCACTTGTTGTTGCTACAAGCTTTACAAAGCCAATCGTGGCTGTTAATGCTTCAATTTCACAGCTGGCAGATGGTCGCTTTAAGAAGATTGATGGCTTCGCAGGACGTAAGGATGAATTTGGCGAAATCGTACGTAGTACAAACTCCGTTATCGATAGATTAGGAAGTATAGTTGCTGCTATCAAGCATTCAGCAGCCACAGTTACCACATCCTCTGAGGATTTGGCTGATATGGCAAATCAGATTGCAGCAACAACAGATACAGTTGCAAATGCAGTTCAGGAAATTGCAACTGGTGCAGTTCAGCAGGCTGAGGAAATTCAGGAAGCAGCAGAGAATGTTGGTAAGATTACCGATGCCGTTGCAGGCGTTCAGACTTCAACAGATAATATGGAGAGCCTTGCAGGCAAGATGAAGGAAGCTTCAGAAACCTCTAGCAAGTCACTTCTCAATCTTCAGGATTCAAGTAGTGATATGACTGCTAAGATTGAAGAGATTGCCAGAACAATTTCTGCAACCAAGGATGCTGTTACAAGCATCAATGAGAGCGTAGAAGGCATTTCAGGAATCGCTTCACAGACAAACCTTCTTTCACTTAATGCTTCGATTGAGGCAGCCAGAGCTGGTGAAGCAGGCAAGGGTTTCGCAGTTGTTGCTGAGGAAATCAGAAAGCTTGCTGATGATTCAGACAGCATGGCTCAGGATATCAGAACACAGATGGATGTTCTACTTAAGCAGTCTGAGGCAGCCGTTGCCGCAGCAAACCTTGTAAAGCAGGGTAACTTGGAGCAGCAGGATGCTATCGGAGGAACCCTTGAGTCAGTTAACGGAATGCTCGCAGACATCAATGGAACAGTTAACGGTGTACGCGACATCGCTGGTGGAGCAAGCACTTGCGTAACCTCTAATGAAGTTGTTTCCGATGCCATGTCATCACTTTCAGCTATCTCTGAAGAGAATGCAGCATCATCAGAGACAACAGGCGCATCTGTTCAGGAGCTTTCTGCTACAGTTTCAAGTCTTGCAAACTCAGCAGACGACCTGAAGGACATCGCAGTCAAGCTCAACGAAGAAATCTCATTCTTCAAGGACGACGAAACCGAATAG
- a CDS encoding ion transporter — translation MKSDYNFKKRVYEVIEVSRMGDLSSRAYDVLMTTAIIVGLVPLTLKGNSRYTILIDIFTSALFLVDYIARVYTADYKMGYENYKAYIAYIFTPLAIFDLLSIIPVIYIFLPVSSIIGLLRLFRIFRVLKLVRYSKTMVIISNVIRKVKKQLLAVLILIIVYIFVAAMLIFQLEPNLFSSFFDALYWATISITTIGYGDIFPVTPVGRFITMISALVGMAVIALPTGIITAAYMQEITKKKSKYEL, via the coding sequence ATGAAATCAGACTATAATTTCAAAAAAAGAGTTTATGAAGTAATAGAAGTATCCAGGATGGGCGACCTCTCCAGCCGCGCCTATGATGTTTTGATGACCACCGCTATAATTGTTGGTCTGGTTCCTTTGACTCTAAAGGGAAACAGCAGATATACAATTCTTATTGATATTTTCACAAGTGCATTGTTTCTAGTGGACTACATTGCCAGGGTTTACACTGCCGATTACAAAATGGGCTACGAAAATTATAAAGCATACATTGCCTATATCTTCACTCCACTGGCAATCTTTGATCTGCTTTCGATTATTCCTGTGATTTATATCTTTCTGCCAGTGTCATCAATCATTGGATTGCTGCGTCTCTTTAGAATCTTTCGTGTTCTGAAGCTGGTAAGATATTCAAAAACGATGGTTATCATCTCGAATGTAATTCGAAAGGTAAAAAAACAGCTTCTCGCAGTACTAATACTGATTATTGTATATATTTTCGTTGCCGCTATGCTGATTTTCCAGTTGGAGCCAAATCTTTTCTCCAGCTTCTTTGATGCCCTATATTGGGCAACAATCTCAATAACAACAATAGGCTACGGGGATATTTTCCCAGTTACACCTGTGGGCAGATTCATCACAATGATATCTGCTCTGGTTGGCATGGCTGTAATCGCCTTGCCTACTGGTATCATCACCGCAGCCTATATGCAGGAAATCACAAAAAAGAAATCCAAGTACGAGCTTTAA
- a CDS encoding anthranilate synthase component II: MILLIDNYDSFSYNLYQLIGEINSDIKVVRNDELRICDIEKLAPSHIIISPGPGRPIEAGICEDVIAHFAGKIPILGVCLGHQAICETFGATITYAKELMHGKQSEVQIDENCKIFKDLPKYIKVARYHSLAAEGQTLPSKLKPVAVTEDGEIMAVKHEDYEIYGLQFHPESILTPDGKVMLKNFFLA; encoded by the coding sequence ATGATATTACTGATTGATAATTACGATAGCTTTTCCTACAATCTGTATCAGCTGATAGGTGAGATTAATTCTGATATCAAGGTGGTTCGTAATGACGAATTACGCATTTGCGATATTGAAAAGCTTGCACCAAGTCACATTATTATTTCTCCAGGGCCTGGAAGGCCAATAGAGGCTGGAATCTGTGAGGATGTGATTGCGCATTTTGCGGGAAAGATTCCAATTCTTGGCGTATGTCTTGGACATCAGGCAATTTGCGAGACCTTCGGTGCAACAATTACCTATGCAAAGGAGCTTATGCACGGCAAACAGTCAGAGGTGCAGATAGATGAGAACTGCAAGATATTCAAAGATTTGCCAAAATATATCAAGGTGGCGCGCTATCATTCTCTAGCTGCAGAAGGGCAGACGCTTCCAAGCAAGCTAAAGCCAGTTGCTGTTACAGAGGATGGGGAGATAATGGCTGTAAAGCATGAAGACTACGAAATCTACGGTTTACAGTTCCATCCAGAGTCAATTCTTACACCTGATGGCAAAGTTATGCTTAAGAACTTTTTCTTGGCGTAG
- the trpE gene encoding anthranilate synthase component I, which translates to MFPSLEEVKKYAASGEYKRVPVAIEMLSDCLTTIEAVRILRNASHQCFLLESASQSETWGRYSFLGFEPTEEITAVDADEHPGEILRKVIAAHKSPTIPQLPTFTGGLVGYFSYDYIKYSEPKLKLENHGDDDFKDMDLMLFNDVIAFDNYKQKIYLITGIMLKDGADSTIEKAYEDAKKRLEEIKDLLKTGEKKNFEPLKLESEIKPKFTNEEYGQMVVKAKQYIKEGDIFQVVLSNPLSAKAKGSLFDTYRLLRATNPSPYMFYFTSEDIEIAGASPETLVKVEQKKVSTFPLAGTRPRGKTQAEDEALENELLADEKERAEHNMLVDLGRNDIGKISRLGSVKVEKYMGIERYSHVMHIGSTVVGELADDKDVIDAVDAILPAGTLSGAPKFRACQIIEELEQSKRGIYGGALGYIDFTGNLDVCIAIRLVYKKKDSICIRSGAGIVFDSVPEKEAEECINKAKAVVNAVKAAEGGLE; encoded by the coding sequence ATGTTTCCTAGTTTAGAAGAAGTAAAGAAATATGCAGCAAGCGGAGAGTATAAACGAGTTCCTGTAGCAATTGAGATGCTTTCTGACTGTCTTACAACCATAGAGGCTGTCAGAATTTTAAGGAATGCAAGTCATCAGTGTTTTTTACTTGAGAGCGCCAGCCAGAGCGAGACCTGGGGAAGATATTCCTTCCTTGGATTTGAGCCGACAGAGGAGATTACGGCTGTTGATGCAGATGAACACCCAGGGGAGATTCTTCGAAAGGTGATAGCTGCCCACAAATCACCAACAATTCCCCAGCTTCCAACCTTTACAGGTGGGCTGGTGGGATATTTTTCCTATGACTACATCAAGTACAGCGAGCCAAAGCTTAAGCTTGAGAATCATGGTGATGATGACTTCAAGGATATGGACTTGATGCTCTTTAACGATGTCATCGCCTTTGATAATTACAAGCAAAAGATTTATCTGATTACAGGAATCATGCTGAAAGATGGCGCGGATTCAACAATTGAAAAGGCATACGAGGATGCGAAGAAGCGTTTAGAGGAGATTAAGGATCTTTTAAAGACAGGCGAAAAGAAGAATTTCGAGCCATTAAAGCTGGAATCAGAGATTAAGCCTAAATTTACGAATGAAGAGTATGGCCAGATGGTGGTGAAGGCAAAGCAGTACATAAAGGAAGGTGATATCTTCCAGGTGGTGCTCTCAAATCCCCTTAGTGCAAAGGCAAAGGGAAGTCTGTTTGACACCTATCGATTACTTAGAGCTACAAATCCTTCGCCATATATGTTTTATTTTACAAGTGAAGATATTGAGATTGCTGGCGCTTCGCCAGAGACTCTTGTGAAGGTGGAGCAGAAGAAGGTAAGTACATTTCCTCTTGCAGGAACCAGGCCAAGAGGCAAGACGCAGGCAGAGGATGAGGCTCTTGAAAATGAGCTGCTCGCAGATGAAAAGGAAAGGGCAGAGCATAATATGCTGGTGGACCTTGGCAGGAACGATATTGGCAAAATCAGCAGGCTTGGTTCAGTAAAAGTTGAAAAGTATATGGGAATAGAGCGCTACTCCCATGTAATGCATATAGGCTCTACGGTGGTTGGAGAACTGGCTGATGATAAGGATGTAATAGATGCTGTGGATGCGATTCTTCCAGCTGGAACCTTGTCGGGGGCGCCAAAGTTCAGAGCCTGCCAGATTATTGAGGAGCTTGAGCAAAGTAAGAGAGGCATCTATGGCGGAGCTTTGGGTTATATTGATTTCACAGGAAATCTTGATGTTTGCATTGCCATTCGTCTTGTGTACAAAAAGAAGGACAGTATCTGCATACGCTCTGGTGCTGGAATTGTTTTTGATTCGGTTCCTGAAAAAGAGGCTGAGGAGTGCATAAATAAAGCAAAGGCTGTTGTAAATGCAGTGAAGGCAGCAGAGGGAGGCTTGGAATGA